TAAGGATGGAATTTTTTGTTCCATGCAAAGCCAAAATTATTGTTGTAGTCATTACTATCCACACCAACCTCATCTTCCACAACGctcttctctccttcctcctccattttcttgagTTTATCCTCTTGACGTTCCTTCATCGCATAGAGATGAGCACAGCTTGCACCAATGGAAGACATTGACAGAAATAGCTAGGAAGACAGAGACCCAGCAAACAGAAGGAAAAGATTAGTTGACTTTAATATCGTTTTCCACAATGAGCTATGATTTATCctaatttgatttcctttggTTTATGAATCAATGTATGGTAAATGTAACGTGATTAATTACACCACTATCTAACCACCATGAATTAGTGGGGCTTCTGATAGGTTgaatttataaacaaaaatcGCTACCCACAAGCTCATGCTTAGACAATCAAGTTATATGTTTGTCGCAGTTTTTCTTTATGTGACATTTCTTCTTACAAAAGAAGCAACGGTTACCATCCttcttgaagaattcttttttaGGACTAAAACTATCAAAATGACCGGTAGTTTGATGAGTTTCTTTATGAGTACGATTTTTGGACCTCTTACTCTTCTTATTGCTAGAATTAAAGGCGTACAAGATAaatgtcctctttctttcttcaatttctctttctttgttacCACTGTcactaggggtgtcaaaaaagcccgacccgacccgaaccaaacacgacccgaacacgaaacaAGTATAATACATGTTTCGGGTCTTGATAGTGTTCGAgtaacaaatataaaacaagcaacgaaatgtgtttcgggtcgggtcaagGTTGGAACATTGttcgacccgaaacacattaaCATCCAAACAAGCCAACCAAACACAGAGTCAAACACGTCGCAGAAAAGTGAAAACCCCTCCCCTTCAGCTTCTTCTCCGACAACTACTGCTGCCCTCCGATCGACGCGCCTCCGCCCTCCGTTTGTCCGGGCGTAGGCACAGCTGTTGGGACTTGGGAGGAACTGGAAGGAGCTCAATCTCTCTCCCGCCTATCTGGATTCGCTCTTGGGGCTGACTGAAATCCTCCCGAGCCCCGCGCCCGATCGTCGGTCTCCGATTAGCCATCGTCGTTGTCGAGGTGAGCTGTAGTTGCCGTGAGATTCGGGTTCATGCTCGTTGCGAGTGAGATTCGGGTTTGTGCTCGTTGCGAGCTCCGGCGCGCGCATCCGGGGGTCGGGGATGTAGGGGTTTTTGGGAGTTTCGTTTGTGCCGTTGGTCATTGAGATGGAATGTGTGGATTTGTGCTTTTTATGTGTTTGCTGAAGTTcgaagagaaagaaacgaagGAAATTGTGGATTTCAGCTTGCGCTGCTGTACACAATTCCCGttcattataatttttgtgCGTGTTTCGAAGGATAAACCTGGGTTAGTGTTTCCCATTAGAAATTTGGTGGGTGGGTGAGTGAGTTGagccttttttttaatgatgttgTGATATGTTTGGTTGCAAATCGCTGCATCGTTGTCGGATATGGGTGAGAGAGCTAGTATGAACAtctagagtctgtcttctggttcatcattcacgttcagtccgGAATATGTCAgaatgagcagacttctgatgtagaacagactttgacactaaagtctggcagccttcagactttgacacggcagtcttcgactttgacacgaggtctggaaatcttcagaatatactttggacatgtgttacgttcagtcttctggtcgtcttcacactttgacaatatcctttacatgttctatcatctgcatggtctattacttaatcattaaacatgttagtagcttttgatttattttgtcatcttcaaaacatcataagggatttccctaacaatctcccccttttgatgatgacaaaacaatctctgaatatgcagatttgtaaacatacttttaaatcaaaggatatcagaagatagaaaataaattgagcataacaatatatagaaaaataatcgcagctcaatattatgccatagataatataatatcaaccaatcagcacatatgcatattcatatcttctctccctttttgtcataatcaaaaagcgataataatgaaaaaagtatcacgtagagaattATAACAAATATCccgcatgaatcacaatttccaaaaatcagctgtTGGGACTTGGACGCATGGATGAATATTCAGAGGAAGATGAGAACAAAAGCAAGCGGCAGAGGCTACTTCGGTCTTCGCTTGGGACGCCGCGGATGGAGGAAAAATGAAGAGCAGGCAAGACCGAATGAAGATGGCTAAAGAAATGAAGAGATAAGGCCAATTGGTCAAAGGAATGATTAAAATGCCCCAAGAGTCCAAGCTTCATCCCCTTAATTAAATGCATTGTCCCCTAATTCTTTCCACAATTCAAATCTCACAATAatatccaaattgaagcccaaattTCCAACCCCattcctaatttcgaatttcaccaatttaatttcactttcttcactcaatttcccaaattgaggtccgaattcgatgaagaaaaatgtcGACAATTTTCTGTGAGTCCCCAACACTCAAAGGCTTTGCTTGAAAGTCCAAATTTCCCTTAATTTGGCCCGTCCGAATTTCCGCTATTTTTTCCGCAACTTccaaatcgattttccgtaaaaatctcagaatctctgaaaatttcttGGAGGATGAATCGATgatcctaaaatagatcgtgacataacagaattttcaatttctgaaatcggactcgaattcacggttaatttccattcagcacgtttttagtgtgacctagactaccgagtaatattcaaagatttttagtgtaaatgacccgtggtcaattttcttcgagccataatgaacccactcgacatattggtgactctcgattgttgtgaaaatctcaagaattcaaatacagacatagggtaccaaaacgacaaaagaaTCAGTCTAaggccggtcgacgagaattttccaatttagtggtgtcacccacaattagccacacatctctgtcgaaccgacctatctctaatttcaaatcaatttacatatgtgccgtaatgatctcagcAGATGAACATGGCTGAgcagccgattcctggtcgaattctcaagtctatttgccttaaaatccttaatggcttccctagatagtctagttatctcgagagtgatcggctctgagaacagccctatagacacgtcaatgaaatgcccgattaattcagcataaaacagggttgaaaatctgggatgtcacaaccaCTCTAATTATAAGGTTATTAATTGACCATGTCTCATCTTAAGAGCTGTAAGTCTTGATAATCCCAAAATTTGGCGAAATGGTGTTTACGATTTAATGCACAATGCAAgcaacagaaaaagaaacattaagTGCCTCAAGTTTTTTCTAGAGGTTTACCATCCTTAATATGTAATTCCTAATCCCACCAAAACCATCATACCTCATGTTAAAGAATCTTTGTAGATGTATCACAATCTCAACATTAGACAAGACACAATTCATAGTCTCCAAGACCGTCATCATTTGTCTATCAGTTAATTAGCGGGCATACTACTCCTCAAGTGTTTCTGAATGGAACGTTTTATAGATAACAAGTAAATCCAATTGCTTTTTTTCCAAGTATCAAAGTGTGCTTCTTGAAATTTGGTACTAGTGACAAAAAGATCCGGTGGCTTATCCTCAATAAGAGTAATATGAACATTTatcatctccattccaaataaataaataaaaatcatttcttaaAGTTTGAACTAGTAAAAACCTTAATCATAATGAAGATGTTGTTTATAGAGAAAGTGATTGAAAAATAAGCAATCTATATAATTAACGTTAGTGAGTATTGCATAACTCGAAGCCTTATAAGTACACATCCAAACATCATCATATAATCTCATTCGCGTAAAAGACGTGACATATAGTTGTATACTCTCCAAGTGACAGCGGCCATGAAAATATGTTCCCACCAGCATGAATTCACCACCTTTGGCTATATAAATCACTAAGATTAGTCGCACCTCAACTATATGTTATTCATGTGTCCATTTATGAACCAATACACAATTATCTCCTTTGAGAGTATGACCACTCATTAAAACATGAGACATCCCACCATAATATGATACCAATATTTCacaaacccaatcaagtgtgTCAATTTGGTGGCCACAACCTAATTCAATCGTTGAAACTCTCTCATGGTAAAAATATAAACTTTATATCTCATTTTACTATATACATGCAATTTTAGATTTGAAGACAGGGACAATttgtcactaaaatcacatgCTTCACCCGTTACTTATATCATTCATTGATACAAGTTAAATGCTATCAATGAATCATGCTACACACATTCCGATATGTGATAATATACATGTGATCTAGCAtctttatttgcattttcacaTCTTTAAAAGCATCGAACATGTAAACCATATATACCACATTGTAAAGCATCGTGATACAAGAACGCAGGCGCCAAGCATGCTCCGAAAGGAGCCTGCACGCTCTACCGCCTGAGTTCGGGGTACGTGTAGCTCACGCTCGACATGCCTCGTTCGGCCTTGATCGCCAATTTGACTTGTCCAATCATGGTCAACCAGGTCAGGTCACCCACTATTAATCAGGTTGAACCATTTCATTGGGTCACCAGCTTCATTCGATGACATTAGCCCCAGCATGTGCTGGGCGACAGTTGCGTGTGGTGGTGTGTGCGGCATCCCTTGGAAGTGCACCCCCCATCATTATTCTCGTCTCAACAATATCTATCCATCAATGTgatcaataataattttcatcgaaatttttctgaaaatggcCGCATCCAAAAGTTCCAGACCTAGACTATAGCTACCTTGATACCACATGTAAGCCATGAAAGCAGTACCTCAAAATCTCCATAATTAGAATCTAGTACTTCTCCTTTACTACCTTTTGTATAATTGACTTAATTAGAATGCCCCTCATGAACTGTATTCAATAACCACTCCTTATATGAGATTATTCGTGCATCAAGATTAGTAAAGAGATTTAAACACTATTTATAGTATCTTCAACCACAAACACTATTATTACAGGCGAGCTGTACTCAATCCATACCAATAAGCCCCATattagatttattaaaatatttatatcgTATCTTATTAGATTAATCCCGTAAACTGATAAATTTAAATCTCAATTAATGGCGATTCAGCTAATCTCGAAGCCCGTTACATTCTTGTAAATAGTGACTAAGGTAAATATGATTAACGTGCGTTGAATGGCAAAATAATTCCCTTTTTCTACGACCGGCTGTCATCATTTTCGAGGACTTGAACTTGAAACCCAGATAAGTTAAAACAAGAAACAGGCAGCAGCTTAATGAATTCAGATATGTCGCTTTGGGTCGATCATTAGCGCGTATAGCAGAGTTGTAACGCGTCCTCGATGTGAATATCTCAGCACTATGCTCGAGCAAGATATAACAAACGCATGGAACCAAGTTGCTGTCGTTACTCTAATTATTTGACAGTGCCTAGAAAACATCGAGGGCATTGTGATCTCCGGCAAGCAACATTtagctctcttctctctcagACACTTCCTATAAAAACAAGCCCATGTTAGAAAGCTAGAACTCAAGCCTGTCTTCATACTAAGAACGCAAAGGAAGTCATTTTTTCCTGAGCTTCAAAGTGTCCAAAATGGCCAAGTATGAGCTCGTTGTGGCATTAGTCCTCAGCTTGTCCCTTTTTCGCTTAACGAGCGCCGGCGATCCCGACATTCTTACCGACTTTGTGGCCCCGAATGGCACCAACGTCGATGGCAACTTCTTCACGTACACTGGCATGAGGTCTCTTGTGGGGTTTAATTCCCCGACTACAGTTACGGTGACCAAAGCAAGCTTAAAGGAGTTCCCTGCTCTTGATGGGCAAAGTGTCTCATTTGCTGTCCTCGAATTCCCGGCCGGCTCGGTGAACCCCCCACACACCCACCCCCGTGGATCGGAGCTTCTGTTCCTCATATATGGGTCCCTCGAGGTCGGGTTCGTCGACACGACCAACAAGCTCTTCACTCAGACCCTCCAAACTGGCGATATGTTCATATTCCCCAAGGGGCTTGTCCACTATCAGTACAATTTTAATCAGACCGACTTCGCCGTAGCAGTCTCTGCATTTGGGAGCGCGAGCGCGGGAACAGTATCAGTTCCTGTGACCGTGTTCGGGACCAACATCGACGATGGAATCCTGGCTAAATCTTTCAACACTAATGTTTCCACCATTGAAGCACTGAAGGCTGGCCTCACACCGCCACCCACCAAAGCATGAGAAAGAGAGTGAGGGAGACAAAGGGAGGTCAACTTCTAATAAAACAATTTGATCATTattcctgcaatttatttttttaaaagcgtGAAGTGTTGAAAATCATTGAATAAAGCAAGCTTGATGATGTACTGATCTAATCCCATTTATCTTGTATAAGATTTGACTTTGCCAACACAAATGTACGAACACCTTGGTATATTCGAAGTCAATTGACTCAGtaccttttttcccctttcatgcGTACTAATACCAGTTTTAGTTGCATCGTCCAATGTTACTAACTACTTTGTCTGAAGCttgtttttaatattatctTAGGTGCCAGTAGATAAATGAATTTATTGTCTACACGCTTCAGTCTATGCTCTATTGACAATTAATCTTAGGAAAGGCCTCAGCTCATATGATAGAGGCGTTATATACAAGTCCGACAGTACGAGGGAAACAAGCAtttccacacacacacacacacaagcaaagaaaaagagaggacaTAAGCACTTGACGAGAGAAATAAAAGGGTGGTTCAAATATACATAAACAAGGACTATCATGATCAAGCACGTTTGACCCCGTTTTCAACTTCCTTCTGTCTTGCCGAAACTCGATGCTGGTGAGCTATGAGGATGGACCTTTTTGTTCCCCGCAAAGCCAGAATTATCGTTGTAATCATTACTATCACCACCAGCCTTGTCTTCCCCGACGCTCTTCGCCCCttccttctccattttcttgagTTTCTCCTCTTGACGTTTCTTCATCACATAGACATGAGCACTGGTTGCACCAATGGAAGACATTGAGAGAAATAGCTAGGAAGACAGAGACCcaggaaaaagaagggaaagatcAAATCACAGGTTAGGTGGTGGAATGCGTTTGCCTCTTGGTGCATGAAGAGAATGGCAAATCGAGAGGCATATTTATGGAGAAACCGAGAGGTCCCCAGGTGTTGACCTAATCAATCATATCATCACTGGCCATACATCGGTTCCATAAACTTTCCCAATTCCAACATTATCTAATTGGCACGAGGGCGGTTTTGAGACTGGACAGGTTAATAGTGATGTGAGCAATTGATTGCTGTAACTTTATAGTTGTCATTGGTTTTGAGTGGCTGAACCATTACCGACACACAAAAAAGTTTCCACATCATGTACCTCTGGTTTTGGGGAAGAAATGGGCGTTGCAAAGTTGGACATTGATGGAGTTTGTGTAGAATTTCAGCAACCCCGacacatcatcttcttcaacaatgTCAATCCCTAGTGTTGTGAATAAAGCCGCCACTGGGATGAGTAcgcagttttctttttcccactgATTCTATGAAGAATCTGCGCTGCCGTGTCAAAATAGTAGTTGAACTAATCCATTCGTTCGAAGTAGGTGTTTGTCATTATGAAGACATTTTTCATTGGCTAATTAACTTAAAGAGCTACAactgatcatttttaagaaaatacttTCCAATTTGTACAATCTTTGTGAagatggggaaaattgtccaaaagtcctCAACCTACAacttagttctaaaatttgtaattgtgccaattaaatcttaaacatATTCATACGTGGGGCGATCAATactaacgtgaataatttttttatatctttttcatttcttttccttctttctttttttctttttttttttttttttatttattgtggcGGGCAAAGGTGTCGGACCCTCACTGACCACTAGGCAAGGGCAGCAAAGCCTTCGCTAgccatagttaaaaaaaaagtaaagaagaaaagagaaaaaaaataaacaataacaaattcaaaaaaaaaattaaaatataattgaaattgTCTACGTTAGTGTCGACCATGTCACGTAAGATGATTAGCGCCTACATCAGTGATTTTCGgttaaaattggttggataaactcaattggcaaaatgtgaaaatatttttaatatttaattcgcATAATTAAAAAGCTGTTATGGATTGAGAACTTCATCAATAATTTGCAGAATTCGTGGTGAAGAAATCAGAGAGGGCAATgggggcggcgggcggcgggcgggGCATTGGAGAATATAATAATGACTTGGGCCACAAACACGGGGTCATGCCCAAATagagacaattttttttttcttatttcattcAAATCAAATGTGGCTTCCCGGAAGCTTCATTGGAAAGGGACAGGGATAGAGCATTGGCTTGGCGGTTgtaatgaataaaataatctagTATTAAACCCATAAGTGGATACGACAAATAACTATTTAGAAAATATGATAAACTATAATATGAATAGTATATTATCATATTATAATAAGTTATACGTTATGAAGGCACATATGAAATCTACCCCTTGATATTCACGATGCGCACCCGATGCTGAGTTAACTTCCGTAAACCGATTTTGAATCAACAGCACTACCGGATTCAGCCGAAAAATACTACCCACGAGGATATCCAAGCTCATCAACAACATATCGACTTCGATTCAAGATCACCAAATGAGGGcatgaatatttaaatattctaacagcTCTGAATAAAAAGTAGGACTTCAATGTGATGTTGATCAACTCCAACGGCTTCGGCTGTCTGAACCTTTGCGATTAATGGTAAAGTAATTTCTTGTGAATATCAATATTGCATAGAAGATTGACCCTTTTCTGGAACTATGATGTAAGACGTGGACTAACACGCGAATAATTTGCATAGCTTAAGATTTTCCTCGCGAAAATGAGAGATCATTGCAGTCATTCAAATACTCAATATCATCTAGTGGGAAGAAGTTGttttacattattttaattagtattagggtgtgtttatttcaaaaaaaatgataattaaggaaaatgctttccgagaaattatttttcagaaaaatatttcccCACCCCCCTTTAGGTTAAGGAATTCGTTTTCCTACCTCTAGGCctgcatattttctttaatcgTAAATAAGTTTTCACCGATCGATCATCTTCAACAGACCAAACGcgtaaaaattcaaagaataatttgcaaaa
This region of Eucalyptus grandis isolate ANBG69807.140 chromosome 8, ASM1654582v1, whole genome shotgun sequence genomic DNA includes:
- the LOC104417804 gene encoding germin-like protein 9-3, with translation MAKYELVVALVLSLSLFRLTSAGDPDILTDFVAPNGTNVDGNFFTYTGMRSLVGFNSPTTVTVTKASLKEFPALDGQSVSFAVLEFPAGSVNPPHTHPRGSELLFLIYGSLEVGFVDTTNKLFTQTLQTGDMFIFPKGLVHYQYNFNQTDFAVAVSAFGSASAGTVSVPVTVFGTNIDDGILAKSFNTNVSTIEALKAGLTPPPTKA